A portion of the Brachionichthys hirsutus isolate HB-005 chromosome 6, CSIRO-AGI_Bhir_v1, whole genome shotgun sequence genome contains these proteins:
- the sh3bgrl gene encoding SH3 domain-binding glutamic acid-rich-like protein has translation MVIKVFTASSSGSISIKKQQQEVVAFLVVNKIEYEECDIAANEANRKWMRDNVPEESRPATGNPLPPQIFNESSYCGNFDAFFDAREENAVYAFLGLTAPPGSKEAMALLKKTQQ, from the exons ATGGTCATCAAAGTGTTCACCGCGTCGTCTTCTGGATCCATTTCG attaaaaagcagcagcaggaggtggtggCCTTCCTGGTGGTGAACAAGATCGAGTATGAGGAGTGTGACATCGCGGCCAACGAagccaacaggaagtggatgagAGATAACGTTCCGGAGGAGTCCAGGCCGGCCACGGGGAACCCTCTCCCCCCACAGATATTTAATGAGAGCAGTTATTGTGGG AACTTTGATGCCTTCTTTGATGCCAGAGAGGAGAATGCTGTTTATGCGTTTCTGGGTCTGACTGCCCCCCCAGGCTCCAAA gaGGCAATGGCTCTGCTGAAGAAAACGCAGCAGTAG
- the LOC137895327 gene encoding LOW QUALITY PROTEIN: transmembrane protein 182-like (The sequence of the model RefSeq protein was modified relative to this genomic sequence to represent the inferred CDS: inserted 3 bases in 2 codons) has product MRVGAAALAGGVFGAVGTLCFFLAFSTDYWLVASDNCGPYTWPTQITLTGEKDANGTEIWVAEVVTGSPPFLTLHHEGFFWRCVFQVEPTAQPVLATLFTNQPESKICVHGYLFPLPVALGQVPHPVYDATAVLRGFWTVLIILGLVAALAGGFLLVCGXPFISHKLYKLGGAXLIAAACLFLLMLLLYVLWMEAVEVKRYVLQERGEACPHAEVSVFYGLSFMAAAAGVPLELVSGLVFMMVGRALCAGK; this is encoded by the exons ATGAGGGTGGGAGCTGCGGCCCTGGCTGGGGGCGTCTTCGGAGCAGTGGGGACTCTGTGTTTCTTCCTGGCCTTTAGTACAGACTACTGGCTGGTGGCCAGTGACAACTGTGGACCGTATACGTGGCCGACACAAATAACGCTGACAGGAGAGAAAGATGCCAATGGGACGGAG ATCTGGGTCGCGGAGGTCGTCACCGGCTCTCCTCCGTTCCTCACCCTGCACCACGAGGGCTTCTTCTGGCGATGCGTGTTTCAGGTGGAGCCCACGGCACAGCCGGTCCTGGCCACTCTCTTCA CAAACCAGCCAGAATCCAAGATCTGCGTCCATGGTTACCTCTTCCCACTGCCTGTGGCACTGGGACAGGTGCCTCATCCAGTATACGATGCTACAGCAG TGCTTCGGGGCTTCTGGACGGTGCTGATCATCCTGGGCCTGGTTGCGGCTCTGGCTGGAGGCTTCCTCTTGGTCTGCG GTCCCTTCATCAGCCACAAACTGTACAAGCTGGGCGGGGC TCTCATCGCCGCTG cctGCCTGTTCCTGCTCATGCTGCTGCTCTATGTGCTGTGGATGGAGGCGGTGGAGGTGAAGCGCTACGTCCTGCAGGAACGAGGAGAGGCGTGTCCACACGCAGAGGTTTCGGTGTTCTACGGCCTGTCGttcatggcggcggcggcgggcgtgCCTCTGGAGCTGGTCTCGGGCCTGGTCTTCATGATGGTGGGCCGTGCCTTGTGTGCCGGCAAATAA
- the LOC137895319 gene encoding terminal nucleotidyltransferase 5C has translation MSCGYSMPETRSSQRFHSLNAEQVEVLHQVLSEVVPIHGRGNFPTLELRPRDIIIAVRTRLQEQGIIVRDVRLNGSTASHVLVRDNGTSYKDLDIIFGVELPSQEEFQVIKESVLGCLLECLPAGVNRERISSATMKEAYVQKMVKVFNEYDRWSLISLSNNSGKNIELKFVSVLRRQFEFSVDSFQIILDRLLESYMKQDSQHKNNTVLAESMYGDFDAAMNHLRYRLIATRNPEEIRGGGLLKYSNLLVRDYRPASETQIKTLERYMCSRFFIDFPDVQEQQRKILSYLKNHFIGEERSKYQYLMTLRRVVDDSTVCLMGHERRQTLNMITVLALRVLGEQNIIPNTNHVTCFYQPAPYLAEHSAPYLAEPSYCSYYIPQGGSALLYQPYPLHLHTQTGIV, from the exons GGCTACAGCATGCCCGAAACCAGATCCAGCCAACGGTTCCACAGCCTGAACGCTGAGCAAGTGGAGGTTCTTCATCAGGTTTTATCAGAGGTGGTTCCAATCCACGGCCGGGGGAACTTTCCTACACTGGAGCTACGTCCCAGAGACATCATCATAGCTGTGCGGACCAGGCTCCAGGAGCAGGGAATCATCGTCCGGGATGTCCGCCTGAACGGCTCCACAGCCAGCCACGTCCTCGTCCGAGACAACGGGACGAGCTACAAGGACCTGGACATCATCTTCGGAGTGGAGCTGCCCAGTCAAGAGGAGTTTCAA GTGATCAAGGAGTCGGTGCTCGGCTGCTTGCTGGAGTGCTTACCTGCGGGGGTCAATCGGGAGCGGATCAGCAGTGCTACAATGAAGGAGGCCTATGTCCAGAAGATGGTGAAGGTCTTCAACGAGTACGACCGCTGGagcctcatctctctctccaacAACAGCGGCAAAAACATAGAGCTCAAATTCGTTAGCGTCCTGCGGCGGCAGTTTGAGTTCAGCGTCGATTCCTTCCAGATCATTCTGGATCGACTCCTGGAGTCCTACATGAAACAGGATTCGCAACACAAGAATAATACT GTACTGGCAGAGAGCATGTACGGCGATTTTGACGCAGCCATGAATCACCTGCGCTACCGCCTAATTGCCACTAGAAACCCCGAGGAGATCCGAGGTGGCGGCTTATTGAAGTACAGCAACCTGTTGGTCAGGGACTACCGGCCAGCCAGCGAGACGCAGATAAAGACGCTGGAGCGCTACATGTGCTCGCGCTTTTTCATCGATTTCCCCGAcgtgcaggagcagcagaggaagatcCTGTCCTACTTGAAGAACCACTTCATCGGCGAGGAGAGAAGCAAGTATCAGTACCTGATGACCCTGCGTCGCGTCGTAGACGACAGCACAGTGTGTCTCATGGGACACGAGAGGCGCCAGACACTGAACATGATCACGGTGCTGGCGCTGAGGGTTCTGGGGGAGCAGAATATCATCCCCAACACAAACCACGTGACGTGCTTCTACCAGCCTGCCCCGTATCTTGCTGAGCACAGCGCCCCCTATTTAGCGGAGCCCAGCTACTGCAGCTATTACATACCCCAAGGGGGGTCCGCGCTGCTTTACCAACCGTACCCCttacacctgcacacacagaccGGAATAGTCTAA